One part of the Sander vitreus isolate 19-12246 chromosome 10, sanVit1, whole genome shotgun sequence genome encodes these proteins:
- the b4galt1l gene encoding beta-1,4-galactosyltransferase 1 isoform X3, with the protein MAGDSTVNFSLLHRTCKLVVLLCFLHISVTVFFYVRSLDIPFAFARNQQSHSNSTTEIRNIPELTPGLELKITETKNQKDQTKEQAAEVKKAEEPEKKKAEEPEKKKAEEPDKKKAEEPDKKKLEKCPETSPLLVGALRVEFNMALDLQQVEKENPNLRPGGRFWPRECTAQQKVAIIIPFRKREEHLKFWLYYLHPILQRQQLDYGVYVINQDGDETFNRAKLLNIGYVEALKEYDYECFVFSDVDLIPMDDRNTYKCFSQPRHLSVSMDKFGFKLPYNQYFGGVSSLSKEQYLKINGFPNNYWGWGGEDDDIFNRLSSKGMSISRPSGEMGKCRMIRHQRDKQNDPNPQRFNRIAHTRETMHKDGINSLTYSVVKAEKFHLYTLITVDVGKP; encoded by the exons ATGGCCGGAGACTCCACTGTTAACTTCAGCCTCCTACACCGGACCTGTAAGCTGGTGGTGCTGCTGTGTTTCCTCCACATCTCTGTCACTGTCTTCTTCTATGTCCGGTCTCTGGACATCCCGTTCGCCTTCGCCCGGAACCAGCAGTCGCATAGCAACAGCACCACGGAGATCAGAAACATCCCAGAATTAACCCCCGGACTGGAGCTAAAGATCACCGAAACCAAGAAt CAGAAAGACCAAACCAAGGAGCAGGCAGCCGAAGTGAAGAAGGCAGAGgaaccagagaagaagaaggcagaggaaccagagaagaagaaggcaGAGGAACCAGACAAGAAGAAGGCAGAGGAACCAGACAAGAAGAAGCTGGAGAAATGTCCTGAAACATCTCCTCTGCTGG TGGGCGCTCTGCGCGTGGAGTTCAACATGGCGCTGGACCTGCAGCAGGTCGAGAAGGAGAATCCGAACCTGCGGCCCGGGGGGCGGTTCTGGCCCAGAGAGTGCACGGCCCAGCAGAAGGTGGCCATCATCATCCCGTTCAGGAAGCGAGAGGAGCACCTCAAGTTCTGGCTGTACTACCTGCACCCCATCCTGCAGCGGCAACAGCTCGACTACGGGGTCTACGTCATCAACCAG gacgGAGACGAGACGTTTAACCGAGCGAAGCTGCTGAACATCGGCTACGTGGAGGCTCTGAAGGAGTACGACTACGAGTGCTTTGTCTTCAGCGACGTGGACCTGATACCCATGGACGACCGCAACACCTACAAGTGCTTCAGCCAGCCGAGACACCTGTCGGTGTCCATGGACAAGTTCGGCTTCAA GTTACcttataatcaatattttggaGGCGTTTCCTCGCTGAGTAAAGAACAATATCTGAAGATCAACGGCTTCCCCAACAACTACTGGGGCTGGGGAGGGGAGGACGACGACATCTTcaacag GCTCTCATCTAAAGGAATGTCCATCTCGAGACCGAGCGGCGAGATGGGGAAATGTCGCATGATCCGCCaccagagagacaaacagaacgACCCCAATCCTCAGAG gtttaACCGGATCGCTCACACCCGAGAGACGATGCACAAAGACGGGATCAACTCTCTGACGTACAGCGTGGTGAAGGCGGAGAAGTTCCACCTGTACACGCTGATCACCGTGGACGTGGGGAAACCATGA
- the b4galt1l gene encoding beta-1,4-galactosyltransferase 1 isoform X4 yields the protein MAGDSTVNFSLLHRTCKLVVLLCFLHISVTVFFYVRSLDIPFAFARNQQSHSNSTTEIRNIPELTPGLELKITETKNKDQTKEQAAEVKKAEEPEKKKAEEPEKKKAEEPDKKKAEEPDKKKLEKCPETSPLLVGALRVEFNMALDLQQVEKENPNLRPGGRFWPRECTAQQKVAIIIPFRKREEHLKFWLYYLHPILQRQQLDYGVYVINQDGDETFNRAKLLNIGYVEALKEYDYECFVFSDVDLIPMDDRNTYKCFSQPRHLSVSMDKFGFKLPYNQYFGGVSSLSKEQYLKINGFPNNYWGWGGEDDDIFNRLSSKGMSISRPSGEMGKCRMIRHQRDKQNDPNPQRFNRIAHTRETMHKDGINSLTYSVVKAEKFHLYTLITVDVGKP from the exons ATGGCCGGAGACTCCACTGTTAACTTCAGCCTCCTACACCGGACCTGTAAGCTGGTGGTGCTGCTGTGTTTCCTCCACATCTCTGTCACTGTCTTCTTCTATGTCCGGTCTCTGGACATCCCGTTCGCCTTCGCCCGGAACCAGCAGTCGCATAGCAACAGCACCACGGAGATCAGAAACATCCCAGAATTAACCCCCGGACTGGAGCTAAAGATCACCGAAACCAAGAAt AAAGACCAAACCAAGGAGCAGGCAGCCGAAGTGAAGAAGGCAGAGgaaccagagaagaagaaggcagaggaaccagagaagaagaaggcaGAGGAACCAGACAAGAAGAAGGCAGAGGAACCAGACAAGAAGAAGCTGGAGAAATGTCCTGAAACATCTCCTCTGCTGG TGGGCGCTCTGCGCGTGGAGTTCAACATGGCGCTGGACCTGCAGCAGGTCGAGAAGGAGAATCCGAACCTGCGGCCCGGGGGGCGGTTCTGGCCCAGAGAGTGCACGGCCCAGCAGAAGGTGGCCATCATCATCCCGTTCAGGAAGCGAGAGGAGCACCTCAAGTTCTGGCTGTACTACCTGCACCCCATCCTGCAGCGGCAACAGCTCGACTACGGGGTCTACGTCATCAACCAG gacgGAGACGAGACGTTTAACCGAGCGAAGCTGCTGAACATCGGCTACGTGGAGGCTCTGAAGGAGTACGACTACGAGTGCTTTGTCTTCAGCGACGTGGACCTGATACCCATGGACGACCGCAACACCTACAAGTGCTTCAGCCAGCCGAGACACCTGTCGGTGTCCATGGACAAGTTCGGCTTCAA GTTACcttataatcaatattttggaGGCGTTTCCTCGCTGAGTAAAGAACAATATCTGAAGATCAACGGCTTCCCCAACAACTACTGGGGCTGGGGAGGGGAGGACGACGACATCTTcaacag GCTCTCATCTAAAGGAATGTCCATCTCGAGACCGAGCGGCGAGATGGGGAAATGTCGCATGATCCGCCaccagagagacaaacagaacgACCCCAATCCTCAGAG gtttaACCGGATCGCTCACACCCGAGAGACGATGCACAAAGACGGGATCAACTCTCTGACGTACAGCGTGGTGAAGGCGGAGAAGTTCCACCTGTACACGCTGATCACCGTGGACGTGGGGAAACCATGA
- the b4galt1l gene encoding beta-1,4-galactosyltransferase 1 isoform X1, with translation MAGDSTVNFSLLHRTCKLVVLLCFLHISVTVFFYVRSLDIPFAFARNQQSHSNSTTEIRNIPELTPGLELKITETKNQKDQTKEQAAEVKKAEEPEKKKAEEPEKKKAEEPDKKKAEEPDKKKLEKCPETSPLLVGALRVEFNMALDLQQVEKENPNLRPGGRFWPRECTAQQKVAIIIPFRKREEHLKFWLYYLHPILQRQQLDYGVYVINQDGDETFNRAKLLNIGYVEALKEYDYECFVFSDVDLIPMDDRNTYKCFSQPRHLSVSMDKFGFKLPYNQYFGGVSSLSKEQYLKINGFPNNYWGWGGEDDDIFNRLSSKGMCLCCVSRLSSKGMSISRPSGEMGKCRMIRHQRDKQNDPNPQRFNRIAHTRETMHKDGINSLTYSVVKAEKFHLYTLITVDVGKP, from the exons ATGGCCGGAGACTCCACTGTTAACTTCAGCCTCCTACACCGGACCTGTAAGCTGGTGGTGCTGCTGTGTTTCCTCCACATCTCTGTCACTGTCTTCTTCTATGTCCGGTCTCTGGACATCCCGTTCGCCTTCGCCCGGAACCAGCAGTCGCATAGCAACAGCACCACGGAGATCAGAAACATCCCAGAATTAACCCCCGGACTGGAGCTAAAGATCACCGAAACCAAGAAt CAGAAAGACCAAACCAAGGAGCAGGCAGCCGAAGTGAAGAAGGCAGAGgaaccagagaagaagaaggcagaggaaccagagaagaagaaggcaGAGGAACCAGACAAGAAGAAGGCAGAGGAACCAGACAAGAAGAAGCTGGAGAAATGTCCTGAAACATCTCCTCTGCTGG TGGGCGCTCTGCGCGTGGAGTTCAACATGGCGCTGGACCTGCAGCAGGTCGAGAAGGAGAATCCGAACCTGCGGCCCGGGGGGCGGTTCTGGCCCAGAGAGTGCACGGCCCAGCAGAAGGTGGCCATCATCATCCCGTTCAGGAAGCGAGAGGAGCACCTCAAGTTCTGGCTGTACTACCTGCACCCCATCCTGCAGCGGCAACAGCTCGACTACGGGGTCTACGTCATCAACCAG gacgGAGACGAGACGTTTAACCGAGCGAAGCTGCTGAACATCGGCTACGTGGAGGCTCTGAAGGAGTACGACTACGAGTGCTTTGTCTTCAGCGACGTGGACCTGATACCCATGGACGACCGCAACACCTACAAGTGCTTCAGCCAGCCGAGACACCTGTCGGTGTCCATGGACAAGTTCGGCTTCAA GTTACcttataatcaatattttggaGGCGTTTCCTCGCTGAGTAAAGAACAATATCTGAAGATCAACGGCTTCCCCAACAACTACTGGGGCTGGGGAGGGGAGGACGACGACATCTTcaacag GCTCTCATCTAAAGGAATGTGTCTTTGTTGTGTCTCCAGGCTCTCATCTAAAGGAATGTCCATCTCGAGACCGAGCGGCGAGATGGGGAAATGTCGCATGATCCGCCaccagagagacaaacagaacgACCCCAATCCTCAGAG gtttaACCGGATCGCTCACACCCGAGAGACGATGCACAAAGACGGGATCAACTCTCTGACGTACAGCGTGGTGAAGGCGGAGAAGTTCCACCTGTACACGCTGATCACCGTGGACGTGGGGAAACCATGA
- the b4galt1l gene encoding beta-1,4-galactosyltransferase 1 isoform X2, translating into MAGDSTVNFSLLHRTCKLVVLLCFLHISVTVFFYVRSLDIPFAFARNQQSHSNSTTEIRNIPELTPGLELKITETKNKDQTKEQAAEVKKAEEPEKKKAEEPEKKKAEEPDKKKAEEPDKKKLEKCPETSPLLVGALRVEFNMALDLQQVEKENPNLRPGGRFWPRECTAQQKVAIIIPFRKREEHLKFWLYYLHPILQRQQLDYGVYVINQDGDETFNRAKLLNIGYVEALKEYDYECFVFSDVDLIPMDDRNTYKCFSQPRHLSVSMDKFGFKLPYNQYFGGVSSLSKEQYLKINGFPNNYWGWGGEDDDIFNRLSSKGMCLCCVSRLSSKGMSISRPSGEMGKCRMIRHQRDKQNDPNPQRFNRIAHTRETMHKDGINSLTYSVVKAEKFHLYTLITVDVGKP; encoded by the exons ATGGCCGGAGACTCCACTGTTAACTTCAGCCTCCTACACCGGACCTGTAAGCTGGTGGTGCTGCTGTGTTTCCTCCACATCTCTGTCACTGTCTTCTTCTATGTCCGGTCTCTGGACATCCCGTTCGCCTTCGCCCGGAACCAGCAGTCGCATAGCAACAGCACCACGGAGATCAGAAACATCCCAGAATTAACCCCCGGACTGGAGCTAAAGATCACCGAAACCAAGAAt AAAGACCAAACCAAGGAGCAGGCAGCCGAAGTGAAGAAGGCAGAGgaaccagagaagaagaaggcagaggaaccagagaagaagaaggcaGAGGAACCAGACAAGAAGAAGGCAGAGGAACCAGACAAGAAGAAGCTGGAGAAATGTCCTGAAACATCTCCTCTGCTGG TGGGCGCTCTGCGCGTGGAGTTCAACATGGCGCTGGACCTGCAGCAGGTCGAGAAGGAGAATCCGAACCTGCGGCCCGGGGGGCGGTTCTGGCCCAGAGAGTGCACGGCCCAGCAGAAGGTGGCCATCATCATCCCGTTCAGGAAGCGAGAGGAGCACCTCAAGTTCTGGCTGTACTACCTGCACCCCATCCTGCAGCGGCAACAGCTCGACTACGGGGTCTACGTCATCAACCAG gacgGAGACGAGACGTTTAACCGAGCGAAGCTGCTGAACATCGGCTACGTGGAGGCTCTGAAGGAGTACGACTACGAGTGCTTTGTCTTCAGCGACGTGGACCTGATACCCATGGACGACCGCAACACCTACAAGTGCTTCAGCCAGCCGAGACACCTGTCGGTGTCCATGGACAAGTTCGGCTTCAA GTTACcttataatcaatattttggaGGCGTTTCCTCGCTGAGTAAAGAACAATATCTGAAGATCAACGGCTTCCCCAACAACTACTGGGGCTGGGGAGGGGAGGACGACGACATCTTcaacag GCTCTCATCTAAAGGAATGTGTCTTTGTTGTGTCTCCAGGCTCTCATCTAAAGGAATGTCCATCTCGAGACCGAGCGGCGAGATGGGGAAATGTCGCATGATCCGCCaccagagagacaaacagaacgACCCCAATCCTCAGAG gtttaACCGGATCGCTCACACCCGAGAGACGATGCACAAAGACGGGATCAACTCTCTGACGTACAGCGTGGTGAAGGCGGAGAAGTTCCACCTGTACACGCTGATCACCGTGGACGTGGGGAAACCATGA
- the b4galt1l gene encoding beta-1,4-galactosyltransferase 1 isoform X5 — MAGDSTVNFSLLHRTCKLVVLLCFLHISVTVFFYVRSLDIPFAFARNQQSHSNSTTEIRNIPELTPGLELKITETKNQKDQTKEQAAEVKKAEEPEKKKAEEPEKKKAEEPDKKKAEEPDKKKLEKCPETSPLLVGALRVEFNMALDLQQVEKENPNLRPGGRFWPRECTAQQKVAIIIPFRKREEHLKFWLYYLHPILQRQQLDYGVYVINQDGDETFNRAKLLNIGYVEALKEYDYECFVFSDVDLIPMDDRNTYKCFSQPRHLSVSMDKFGFKLPYNQYFGGVSSLSKEQYLKINGFPNNYWGWGGEDDDIFNSRHGDLS, encoded by the exons ATGGCCGGAGACTCCACTGTTAACTTCAGCCTCCTACACCGGACCTGTAAGCTGGTGGTGCTGCTGTGTTTCCTCCACATCTCTGTCACTGTCTTCTTCTATGTCCGGTCTCTGGACATCCCGTTCGCCTTCGCCCGGAACCAGCAGTCGCATAGCAACAGCACCACGGAGATCAGAAACATCCCAGAATTAACCCCCGGACTGGAGCTAAAGATCACCGAAACCAAGAAt CAGAAAGACCAAACCAAGGAGCAGGCAGCCGAAGTGAAGAAGGCAGAGgaaccagagaagaagaaggcagaggaaccagagaagaagaaggcaGAGGAACCAGACAAGAAGAAGGCAGAGGAACCAGACAAGAAGAAGCTGGAGAAATGTCCTGAAACATCTCCTCTGCTGG TGGGCGCTCTGCGCGTGGAGTTCAACATGGCGCTGGACCTGCAGCAGGTCGAGAAGGAGAATCCGAACCTGCGGCCCGGGGGGCGGTTCTGGCCCAGAGAGTGCACGGCCCAGCAGAAGGTGGCCATCATCATCCCGTTCAGGAAGCGAGAGGAGCACCTCAAGTTCTGGCTGTACTACCTGCACCCCATCCTGCAGCGGCAACAGCTCGACTACGGGGTCTACGTCATCAACCAG gacgGAGACGAGACGTTTAACCGAGCGAAGCTGCTGAACATCGGCTACGTGGAGGCTCTGAAGGAGTACGACTACGAGTGCTTTGTCTTCAGCGACGTGGACCTGATACCCATGGACGACCGCAACACCTACAAGTGCTTCAGCCAGCCGAGACACCTGTCGGTGTCCATGGACAAGTTCGGCTTCAA GTTACcttataatcaatattttggaGGCGTTTCCTCGCTGAGTAAAGAACAATATCTGAAGATCAACGGCTTCCCCAACAACTACTGGGGCTGGGGAGGGGAGGACGACGACATCTTcaacag CAGACATGGTGACTTGTCGTAG
- the rest gene encoding RE1-silencing transcription factor yields MAAQTVFSFPVGVSLEDAPSDALPAPQLVMLANVAATEAGCGDSSAADEKEMMELKTVGCTYSDSEDENIIRYSYDNQNYREVCIIEYPESPGPNIVAVVVGNGTEDGEESHDDDDDDKAEDLSRCARPRPSDATKTPEQEVKRKHPPAAAVATAAVATETAKKKKPFHCKPCHFQAQSEREFVDHLGTHGVSKMAVVSRVEGRSRARAKDGEAGEGRGAPGASGGEGDSGGEEAGASGDVKGLIRCERCGYNTNRYDHYIAHLKHHSKEGDDHRVFKCTLCPYTTVSQYHWRKHLRNHFPSKLHTCSQCSYFSDRKSNYVQHIRTHTGVRPFQCPYCDYSSSQKTHLTRHMRTHSGERPFKCESCNYLAANQHEVTRHARQVHNGPKPLSCPYCEYKTADRSNFKKHVELHLNPRQFLCPLCKYAASKKCNLQYHIKSRHAGVSVAAVDISKVRLRVKKPESSDGAQEAFGESKASDSSGGERYAEDSDMDDVDDGNSLDSSPINLSIRKSGRLSGAETETQSEAPDKALRKSSTAAERETLQKVKVEPEKKVTTRQKKTEKMYGNLPETETGNVTTEKGKRRVKKTTETVTEESEKDRMEMEKTQRKRSEEQRNASQKEDKKSKPEKELKKTESSGKENKSLNKQRKSGEKKAEKTAERIEEAPQKHDAQQKPDAQQKPDTQQKPDAQQKHDAQQKHDAQQKHDAQQKHDAQQKPDAQQKHDAQQKHDAQQKHDAQQKHDAQQKHDAQQKHDAQQKPDAQQQKPNPLQKHDAQQKHDAQQKHDAQQKPDAQQKHDAQQKHDAQQKHDAQQKPDAQQKPDAQQKPNPLQKHDAQQKHDAQQKHDAQQKPDPLQKHDAQQKHDAQQKHDAQQKPDPLQKPDAQQKHDAQQKPDAQQKPNPLQKPDCLQKRPKEKAAKRKATEALDLSQKSSTETPAKVRRLKVPAAAEKDTKKIQDSPSSPSPAKPKKTRSAGKKATEPLKQTVAPVTDEKDATPGNKTPTNKPSVKMEHKVSEKMEVPSACSSDEKTLGDRDAPPDKRTLTTTRNSSALKKKMKKEAASTDVTTQTTNMISEKTEDSCSSVTDEKRSGNSRSTDALIKRTLTTTGNSSAQKKKKKEKKEEASTDVTTQTTNVISEKTEDSSACSSARRSNMEDDEGVHSSQEAGSDISDSASEGSDDSGLHSNATNGGKAANDPETPSEEIPTPTELKSLRCIFCDRTFLLEAEYRRHLNRHLANLYYTDTGSSQ; encoded by the exons ATGGCCGCTCAGACCGTGTTCTCCTTTCCTGTGGGCGTTTCTCTGGAGGACGCCCCGAGCGACGCGCTGCCCGCCCCTCAGTTGGTGATGCTGGCCAACGTGGCGGCCACGGAGGCCGGCTGCGGTGACAGCAGTGCTGCAGACGAGAAGGAGATGATGGAGCTGAAGACGGTGGGATGCACCTACTCGGACAGCGAGGACGAGAACATCATCAG GTACAGCTATGACAACCAGAACTACCGAGAGGTGTGCATCATCGAGTACCCCGAGTCTCCCGGCCCAAACATCGTCGCCGTCGTCGTAGGCAACGGCACGGAGGACGGGGAAGAAAGccacgacgacgacgacgacgacaaAGCTGAAGACTTGTCCCGCTGCGCCAGGCCCCGCCCCTCTGACGCCACCAAAACCCCCGAGCAGGAAGTCAAACGTAAACACCCCCCCGCCGCCGCTGTTGCCACGGCCGCTGTTGCCACGGAGACGGCCAAGAAGAAGAAGCCGTTCCACTGTAAGCCGTGTCACTTCCAGGCGCAGAGCGAGCGGGAGTTCGTCGACCACCTCGGCACGCACGGCGTCAGCAAGATGGCGGTGGTGAGTCGCGTGGAGGGGCGGAGCCGAGCGCGGGCGAAGGACGGGGAGGCGGGCGAGGGCCGGGGGGCGCCAGGCGCCAGCGGGGGCGAGGGGGACAGCGGCGGTGAGGAGGCGGGGGCCAGCGGGGACGTGAAAGGGCTGATCAGGTGTGAGCGGTGTGGATACAACACCAACAGATACGACCATTACATCGCTCACCTCAAACACCACAGCAAGGAGGGAGACGACCACAG ggtgTTTAAGTGCACTCTGTGTCCTTACACCACTGTGAGCCAGTACCACTGGAGGAAACACCTGAGGAATCACTTCCCCAGCAAACTGCACACCTGCAGCCAGTGCTCCTACTTCTCTGACCGCAAGAGCAACTACGTCCAACACATCCGGACACACACAG GTGTGCGGCCGTTCCAGTGTCCGTACTGCGACTACTCCAGCTCTCAGAAGACCCACCTGACCAGACACATGAGGACGCACTCCG GTGAGCGGCCTTTCAAGTGTGAGAGCTGTAACTACCTGGCAGCCAATCAGCACGAAGTGACACGCCACGCCCGGCAG gtGCACAACGGGCCCAAACCCCTCTCGTGTCCGTACTGCGAGTACAAGACGGCCGACCGCAGTAACTTCAAGAAGCACGTGGAGCTGCACCTGAACCCTCGCCAGTTCCTGTGTCCGCTCTGCAAGTACGCGGCCTCCAAGAAGTGCAACCTGCAGTACCACATCAAGTCTCGGCACGCAGGCGTCAGCGTGGCGGCCGTCGACATCTCCAAGGTCAGACTCAGGGTCAAGAAACCAGAAAGCTCCGACGGTGCCCAGGAAGCCTTCGGAGAGAGCAAGGCCAGCGATTCCTCTGGTGGAGAG CGCTACGCGGAGGACTCTGACATGGACGACGTGGACGATGGCAACAGTTTGGACTCGAGTCCGATCAATCTGTCGATCAGAAAGAGCGGCCGGCTGAGCGGCGCCGAAACAGAGACGCAGAGCGAAGCGCCGGACAAAGCTCTGAGGAAATCCAGCACTGCTGCCGAGAGAGAGACGCTTCAGAAAGTTAAAGTGGAACCGGAGAAAAAAGTCACAACGAGGCAGAAGAAGACGGAGAAGATGTACGGGAATCTTCCAGAGACGGAGACGGGGAACGTGACCACAGAGAAGGGAAAGAGACGAGTCAAGAAAACAACCGAAACCGTAACGGAAGAATCAGAAAAGGACCGAATGGAGATGGAGAAAACCCAGCGGAAAAGATCAGAGGAGCAAAGAAACGCGAGTcagaaagaagacaaaaagtCAAAGCCCGAGAAAGAACTGAAGAAGACCGAAAGCAGCggaaaggaaaacaaaagcCTCAACAAGCAGAGGAAGTCCGGAGAAAAGAAGGCGGAGAAAACGGCAGAACGTATTGAAGAAGCTCCGCAGAAACATGACGCACAGCAGAAACCCGACGCACAGCAGAAACCCGACACACAGCAGAAACCCGACGCACAGCAGAAACATGACGCACAGCAGAAACATGACGCACAGCAGAAACATGACGCACAGCAGAAACATGACGCACAGCAGAAACCCGACGCACAGCAGAAACATGACGCACAGCAGAAACATGACGCACAGCAGAAACATGACGCACAGCAGAAACATGACGCACAGCAGAAACATGACGCACAGCAGAAACATGACGCACAGCAGAAACCCGACGCACAGCAGCAGAAACCTAACCCTCTGCAGAAACATGATGCACAGCAGAAACATGATGCACAGCAGAAACATGATGCACAGCAGAAACCCGACGCACAGCAGAAACATGACGCACAGCAGAAACATGACGCACAGCAGAAACATGATGCACAGCAGAAACCCGACGCACAGCAGAAACCCGATGCACAGCAGAAACCTAACCCTCTGCAGAAACATGATGCACAGCAGAAACATGACGCACAGCAGAAACATGACGCACAGCAGAAACCTGACCCTCTGCAGAAACATGATGCACAGCAGAAACATGACGCACAGCAGAAACATGATGCACAGCAGAAACCTGACCCTCTGCAGAAACCCGATGCACAGCAGAAACATGATGCACAGCAGAAACCCGATGCACAGCAGAAACCTAACCCTCTGCAGAAACCTGACTGTCTCCAGAAACGCCCAAAGGAAAAAGCTGCGAAGCGAAAAGCAACGGAGGCTCTCGATCTTTCTCAAAAGTCCTCGACCGAGACTCCGGCAAAGGTCAGACGGCTGAAAGTTCCTGCCGCCGCTGAGAAAGACACAAAGAAGATTCAGGATTCTCCTTCTTCTCCGAGCCCGGCAAAGCCAAAGAAAACCCGGAGCGCCGGAAAGAAAGCTACGGAGCCTCTAAAACAAACTGTGGCTCCAGTTACAGACGAGAAGGACGCTACGCCAGGCAACAAAACGCCAACAAACAAACCCTCGGTGAAGATGGAGCACAAAGTCTCAGAGAAGATGGAAGTTCCCTCTGCCTGCAGCTCAG ACGAGAAGACGTTGGGCGACAGAGACGCTCCACCAGACAAACGGACGCTAACCACGACCAGAAACAGTTCGGCgctgaagaagaagatgaagaaggaGGCGGCGTCCACGGATGTAACGACTCAGACGACCAACATGATCTCAGAGAAGACGGAAGATTCCTGCAGCTCAG TTACAGATGAGAAGAGGTCGGGCAACAGCCGATCTACAGATGCTCTGATCAAACGGACGCTAACCACGACAGGAAACAGTTCAgctcagaagaagaagaagaaggagaagaaggaggaggcgTCCACGGATGTAACGACTCAGACGACCAACGTGATCTCAGAGAAGACGGAAGATTCCTCCGCCTGCAGCTCAG CCCGGCGGAGCAACATGGAGGACGACGAGGGCGTCCACAGCAGCCAGGAagcaggaagtgacatcagCGACAGCGCCTCTGAGGGCAGCGACGACTCCGGTCTCCACAGCAACGCCACCAACGGGGGGAAGGCGGCCAACGACCCCGAGACCCCCAGCGAGGAGATCCCGACGCCCACCGAGCTCAAGAGCCTCCGCTGCATCTTCTGTGACCGCACGTTCCTGCTGGAGGCCGAGTACCGGCGCCATCTCAACCGCCACCTCGCCAACCTGTACTACACAGACACTGGTAGCAGCcagtag